The genomic segment GCTGCCGGAGCAGCTGTCGCTGTTGTGTCTGCTCCGCAATCCTCGTCAACGCTTCCTTGCAAATTGCTTGCCATTTCGCCAACTGAAAAGAAAATTTCCCAGACAACGCGCGACGTAGACAAACAGGTGGAAGCATCCATATccatatctatatctatttTTATATCTATTTTTATAtctatatttatacatatttatacagataAAGCTCGGGGGATGTACAAGTGGATCTAGGTCGACTCAGGGAGGGTGAGAAacacgggagacagagggatgCCGAAAGGGATCGAGCACAAGACAGACTCACGTAGCGCAGACAGGCGGAGAACAACATAtacggagagagacatataTAGAGAAAAACGGTAGGAAGGTGCACAGAGCTAAATATGCGGTAGCAAGACGGATAGAGGTTGACAAGCATAGACATGGTTCCAGAGCGATTGGCGCATGTCCACCAATAATAGGCATATcgagaggtggagaggaaagaccaacaagagagagaggcactgCAAACGACCAGAGATAAGCGTAGCAACAGCGACCCGCGGAGAGGTtcgggaggcgaagaacaacgcgaagagaggaacgaaaagAAGTAAACGAGGCGAGAGGACCGCCGGATGATCGACGCCTCTCGACCTCTCCTCCGTGCGAAACTCTTGAGTTCCCAACCTACATGTCTGACGCCGACGACGTCGTACAGCGTTTGGAGTCGGAGTTTTTCGTCCTCGCTCAGGGGCAAGGCTCCCCGAATATTGGCCGAGGCCTGGATTTCGCGGGTGTACAGGCCAATGAATTCCTTTTCAGTGAGGCCTTTCAAGCCCTCGGCGTCGAGGCGGACGGCGTCCACGTTCCGAAGTAGGAGACTCTCgcatcttcgccttctctgcgtcgcctcgtGCGACATGTCCAGCAGAGCTTTCAGCTGCGTCCTGCCAATCTCGATGCCCTGAGactccttcttcacctcgaGCCGCGCGCACAGCTCCCTCAGAGTCGTCGAGTGAGAAATCAACAGACGCATATGCAGAGGCTTCAACACATAGTTCTGCTCCGGAATCGGCGCCAGAAAAAACGCCTCTGCAAACTCCGAAGACCCCGACGTCTGATCACATGACAGACACCGCAAACTACAAACCTAACATACATTTGCACACATATCTACATGTGTATGGATGGTGACTCGGCTGTCTCCACTTacaacagagaaacggtcatgtatgcatgtaggTATATGCATGTTTGCACCTAtgtctgtatgtatgtgtacatgtatgtacatatatatatatatatatatatatatattaatatatatatatatatatttgtatgtatatgtttatgcTTATATGGACGGGAAGTACGCTAGAAGCAGACGGGAATTCTATGTTTCTTGATACACacccatgcatgcatgtacagaTGATGGCCAAAAGTTGATTCATGTCTTGGTGTTGTGCAAGCCTGAGAAAGAGTGCGTCTGAATCTCTGCCTgatgtctctgcctctgttgcTCCACTGAGCGGTAAATCGCAGAGGCCTTCCCAACCAGAGGGAAAGACCCATATGCATGAACAGAAACAAATCACGAAGCGCCCGACGCGCGCGACCCACAGTCCCTCCTTCCCCGCGCACCCCGTAAGCATATACGTAGagatacatatgcatatatatacttgtacatgtatatatatatatacatacatgtatatgtatatatgtatatgtatatatgtatatatgcatatggatatatatatatatatatgtagtaTATGAGTGTATGGTTGCATACAGATGACTGTGTGTGGTAGATGTTTATGATGTTTATTACGCAGATgtgcctgcatgcgttcctgATGAAATGGGCGAGATGGAAAGAACTCGGTTGTGTGTATCACGCTCACGACCGCTGGCGGCCGTCTCTGTGCGTGTCTCTTGGAAGCCTCAAGAGGAAGCCTACCTTTGCTTGGagagtttcctctctttcctctgcgaAGGCTCCCGCAGCCTCGGCGGATCGACCCCCGCCAGTGTCGAGGCCTCCTGTGTCGCAGGGCGAGGGAGCGCGCGAGTCGCGAACCTCCTTGGTCTCTGTGTGGAGACGGTCCCGAGCAGTCGGCAGATCGCCGTCGTCCCTGTCTGCAGGCGTTGCGTGGACGCCCCCTGGAGACGTTtccgggagagaagaagcagaggagctCTGCGACGAGGACTTGGATCTGGGAAGCGACCGAAAACTGACCTCGTGACTTCGCGCGTTCAACTCGCTCCCGGCGACGGCTGTCTCCCCGCCGGCGCCACAGGCGAGCGAACAGTACACTGCCAAGCCATTCAGTTCGCAAGCCTTGTACAGAACCATAGGGGCGCCTCCCGCCGACGAGCCTTCAGAGACGCTGCGGCGCCACAGAGCGTCTGTGTTGTGCACCGAGCAGTCCGCTGCAAccggaaacggagaaagagagagacagcgagatcaggcgcgtctgcagcgagctgcatgcgtcacaCCGATGTGCGAAGACAGAATCAGACAGACTTGGAGAGATCtgcagcgcgagagaggcaggcatGTACGCAGTTCGACAGAGAcatgtcgagagagaggtacGTAGAGAAGTAGGTGGGtaaagacagaaacggatAAATGGACAGACAGGCATAgatagagaaagagagagatgggTAGATAAACAGATAGACACGGagagatatgtatatatacgtatctATACGTatggaaagagaagaaacaccgaCAGTTCTCAGTCGAGTAGAGGGCAGGCTTGTATCTTTGTTAGGTGTAGAGGatatgcagagagacagcacagaGATGCAGCAACTGCTCGTGTCTTGGTGGAGAACATGTTTGGCCTCCTCGCGACCGCATGCGAGGCGTTGCTGAACTCCAACCGAGCAGCGAGATGCAGCTTCAGAGCCGCAGTTTGTGACAGACGAGGCGTACCGAGCAGAACTCCGATTTTGAAGCCGCGCGAGGGATCTGCGAACGCGATGTGGATGTCTCGCACATCGATTTGAATACTGTTTACGATCTTGTTGGCGAATTTGAAGAAAACTCCTCGGTCAGCGGCAGGcgcagaggcggcggcgtCCGTGGCTTTGAGCAACTGGGAGCGCGCATCCAAAAGTTGCTGTTCCACCACATCGATCTGGCGTTGTGAGAAGCAAAACACAAAGAACACAACGATTGCGAGCAAGCAACGCGCGCGGCGACGACACAGacaacagaggcgagagatgcccagacggagaaacaagaagagagaggaaaaaaggaaggacagcgacagcgaagacgacagcGAAGTGCCAGCAGCCTAGGACTCGTGAACAACGAGAAGATGAATGGGATAGGGGCAGAAGGAGCGTCAGTGGACACTGCGAATGACAATCGCAGAGACGTCTCCACTCGAAGGGTCATCGAGAACAATCCAATTTCCTTATCCATTCATGTCAAGCTTGGccttcgctctttccctTCCAGCTTCTCCATCACGCGTCTCTGTTGTCGTCTCCCCACCATTGCTCAGAGCGTCGCCACGATCGgcttctcctgctttctcctccagTCTTTCTCCTATACCCATCCTTAGCCACTCACTCACCaattttcttcgtctcctctaAAGACACTAAAagagctgcatgcgtacaCGCGTGGACGACAAACTCTTCCATGTATCCAACAATACAACaccatacatacacacatacagacatatatacatatacatatacatcaatctgtatatatatatatatatatgtatatatgtttgtatgtttgtatgtatgtttgtatgtataaatgtgTGTAGGTACATGTGGCAGGTCGGGCCGTTTTTTACCTGTTGTTTTTTGGCGTCTCGAAGTTGCGCGATGAGCTCCTCGTCTGTTTGCTCGGGGATCGGTTTGGGTTCTAGGAGGACGTGGACGCCCTCGACTTCCAGGCAGACGGGAGCAGAGCCGAGTCTGGCCCAGGGGATCGAGAGGCGAATGCGTTTGAGGCGTCCAGAGACTACGCGGAAGGGCAAGCCGAAGAGGTCGGAGATCTCCGGCTTCAGCTGCAGATCCTCGAGCTCTACGTCACCGCTCCACACCGCGACACTCAGCTTGTCACGGCTGATCCCCGTCACGTAGAGCGCCAGATAGCGACTCAGCAGTCGCTCTACCAACGCCTCCAGCATcgtggaagagacaaagacaacgAAGCGGAGAGACTGACGAATGGACGCGGCTTGGTGAGTGCGCCTGCAGCGGtacgcagctgcatgcgcagagcggcgagcagcgacaggcgcggaagggagaggcggcgcggcTGAGCGCTGCTGAGGGTGGACGAGGCGGAGATGGACACAAGGGGAAGAACGTGAGGCGAGAGGGCAAGGGCAGGGACTCAGGAGGTCCAAGacgacagagggagagaagagcgaaagagatTTTTCTCCCCCCTCGACTGCATGTGTGCGTTGGCTGAGtgaggaaggaagacaggaaaTCGGGGAACGGCGACCCAAGAAAACGCCGCGAGActgaaaggcgagaaaagactCGAAGTTACATCTGAAGCCTCTGCTGCGCAAGACACCacggggtgtacatacacctgagcGATGATggagtgtacatacacccggaAACAGGTCTGGGTCAAAGTGTGGACGCGATCGACtgcgagagacgacgaaacTCTCTCTGAGTCTCAGGAAGAACAGGATTCGTAtcgcgaaaggagagagcgcTGAGCCTCGCTCCCGGCGCTTTCCTCTacggcagagaaaagagagaaggcgattCTCCActgccgtttcttctcccgtgtAGGAACGCAGCGCGCTGTCGCCCTCCCCCGACCGCTGTTTGCTCTCGCGCTGAAAAACGCACGCGTGCAGACATTTTCGTCAAAAAGGAGGCCTGTcgcagaagacggcgaggtCAGCAGCGGTCAGCAGCGGGCAGCAAGCGAGGGAGGAGTCCCGTTCCTTGGTCGATCCTGTCCTCGCGCCGTCCAAAAACGGCAGTTTTTCTCAGTGCACGCGAGGCGCTGCCCGGACGGGTCGTCGGCTCGCACCGCCTTTTCTTCCACGTTTcgcagaaaggcagaaagacgTCTCGGCTGCAGACCTCACAAAAACGGAAATGtccacgcgtttctcttggCGAAGAaccgctttctctcctcgccgctgTTCGATCGCCGGGCTCTTCCTCCGGCTTGCTGCTAggcgcgcgcgcctctccgTTCGGAGGCGAGAACTCTGGCGAAAAAGGAACAAAAGGCCTGCAGAACTTTCTAGCGGATGCCCAGAGTTCGCAGCATCTCCTGAAAATCTaaaaaggaaaagcgaacgGCTAGGTtgtgcgagaagagacgagcaCAACGCCCGGGTCACTCACGGCAAATCGCCAGAGTctcagcgaaggcgaaaagaCGCCGCACACGGCGCCCCCCCGCAGCTCGCGACTCACTGCGGTGGACGTACACCTCCCGTTCTCGGGGGACCGAATTTTTCTGCTAGAAAAATCAGTTTCTCTGTACACAGACAACAGGGAGCGAAAGGCACAGACCGAGTCGCAGGGCAGCACAGAGGGCGCGAGAgtcggaggaagagagagagagtggcggagaggagaaggaaaagcgtGGAAGGCAAAGGTTCGAACGAGACACACAGTACGCGGAAGCTTTCAGAGAGATCGAAGATGTACCCAGAACACAGAGCAAGCCCCGCAGAGTCCAGTCTGCCTTTGTTTCTGGACTTGGCCGCGAGTATTCAAAGAACTCTGCACGCATACGGTCGCCTCAGTTCTTGACGGCCGTCGCGAGTTCGGTCCGCGAATTCTGCTGCGGCTTCTGAGGACCTCTTGTCGAGCAGGAGCTCTGAAAAGGAGCGGCCGATCCGAGGAAgtcgaaacagagaaacagagtgGAAACAGGTGAAGGAGTGAAGCCAAGAATCTGCCCGTGTGTCGACTGCCTCGGATGTCTGCAGAGGCTTCTGTGTTCGCTGCTTGCGGTTCGCCTGCCgttgtgtctccgtctcagAATCTGAGATGCTTTGCCCCCTCTTACATCGTGCCTACGACAAATATGCCTCTCTAATCGGTGGTCCTGTGCGTTACTATCCGAACCGTTCTTGTccaacacacacagagagacaaagactgCCTGCTTTTTACCGCTGCCAGCACCGCGGTTCCCCTGGGCCTTCTTGACGCTGGAAAGGCTTCTCTTCACCGTGGATACGACAGCTCACTGGGGTACGATTGTGGCGTGTCATGCTGGAGCGGGTGCATCGAGCAAATCCGAATGGGAGACCGTGGCTTTCATGCTTTTCCATCAAAGTCAAGGTAACGAACACTCTGATGACGCTCATGCGCAGAAAACAGCGTCTCCTTGTTTCCAGAGCTGCTTGCCGGTGAGGCCGTGGAAAGCAAAGCAACTAAAATTCAACTTGAACACGAAGCAGTCGGAAAAAGTCCTCCCCTAGCGCCTCGAGGCACGCTAAGGCCCACAACTTCCACAGATCCCAGACGCAAAAGAAGGCCTTCCTCGCCCacctttcgcttcttcacaaATGAGGAACACCGCGACTCGTCGTCGCATACTCACAAGTAGTCGATGCCGATGAGGGCGTATTTAACGTTCAACGGTTCCTGTGGTTATACGTTCGTTGACGGCCGCATCTGCAGGCGAGAGATCCGTCCAGATTTCTGTGCGTCCCCCTGTGTGATTCTGAACTTCTTATGGCCATCACGTTGAGAACTGTCAGCACAAGGGTACTCAGCGTAGTCTCGAAAACCAACAAATGTAGGGAAGCTGAACAAACATGAAAAGGTCAGACGTTTTATCAAACCCAAATGCACTGCGCCTCTTGTTGGCGTCTCAGAACTTGAAagcatctctctcctgttctcgctTGTGAAGCAACTCTGTTACAAGGCTCACGATAATATGATAATTGCATGGTCTTTAGCTCTAAACGCCAAATCAAAGGGAGAGTTCCCTCGCTGCGGTGGGGAGAAGTAGATATTGTCTCCGTACAAATGATCCGCGGACCGCGGTTGAGGCTCTCTCCTGCTAGCAGAGCGTCCCTAGAAACGTCACGGTGTCGCGCGTCACCTTGAAAAAACAAATCCCGCGGACGCCTGCGTCCAGCCAGTGTTTCTCCTGCATGTCAAGCGACGCGCGCGTCTGGGCTGTGTGTCCGAGAAATGCTGTTGTATATTCGCCTTTCATTGCCCTCCACAGGGACGTTTCAGTGGGACGTACATCCAcctctcgcctttcgagtcgctgcatgcgcggcccGTTTGTCCCCAACGCGTCTCCACCACGACTTCGCCGCCGCTTGTTGAAGCAGCCTCACGTCTGCGGAGCAACATGCGGCTTTCTGCCGCAGGTCCAGTCCCTGCTGTCTGCAGAACGGATAGCTGCGCTGTGGCACAGACTGTGTACAAGCATCTGCAATGCATGCGCGTATCTGAGTCTCTGTATGCATACACACTGCGTCGCTCTGGAGCATCGGATGTTGGCTGGACCATATGCTCTTGCGGAAATATGCCGAGTTTGTGTGTCGGTTTCCTCGCCTCACACAAGCCCGTCGACTCTACGAAAACGGTGATTTGTGGGACTGCATGTGAAGacagtttttctttcctaTCAACAGTGGATAGAGGACCggactgtctctctgcgtctttctgtcttcgtccGACACGacgcgtcttttcttcttctactctccctcttctctccatctaCCGTCTATCCGTTTACatctctccccttcttctcctgacTCGCTCTTGAAAAGAGGCTTCCTTCGAGTGTCTCTTTCCGGTTTGTCCTCGAAAgcgcgagacgaaggaaagagagaggaacctACGCATTGCTTTTTTTCCTGAGCGGTCGACGACTCTTGCAAAGAACGGGtcctctctccgactctcaGTGAAGgcgtcagagagaagaagttcTTCGCGCCCACACCCCTTAACCGACAGCTCTGAGACGAACAGGCAACGGTCTGTATAGCTGAAGGAtcggggagagacgcggagagcgGAACTCGCCGAAGTCTGCAAGGCAAGCCAGGGTGGACGCGGAAAAGTCGGCAAACGACAGGAAACTCAAAGACACTCTGTtacgcgaaaaaaaacgacgacaaacatgcatgcgaaGCCAGCAGCAGAGCCCCGGAGGAGAGTTGGGTGCGTtgcgtttgttttttctcaaaaaaagacacgaaaagaaagaagtgaTGCCATCCCTTCTTGCCAGGCGTGCGAAGCCAAAGAGAGACAATGGACTCGCGAAGGCTCGcgcttcgttcctcttctctcgaaggAATTCCAACGACGACTCAGACACTCCCGGAAACAGAGCGCAGCCTACCACCGTTGGGTTGTGAGGCGGTCTCGCTGCAGCGTTTTTTTTGTCCGATCTTCCCTCGTTCTTCACTTGTgttgttctctgcttctaAGCCGTCTTCAGTCTCCTCAGAAAACTGCGTCTGAACCTGCACTGCCTTCGCTGTCCCCGCTGCTCCTCGGCATCTGTCGCGCGCCGTCCTTGCTCACTGCCCGACGAACGACTGTCCAGGGAGTCCTCGCCTGCGCTCGTCGATGGAAGTCATCGGAGAACGTACGGAGTAGTCAAGTGCTCTTGGCCCATGGAGACGGCGGAGGCGACGCCTGCAGCGGCGGCGCCGCGCcagctctgcgtctcgccgcGCGCGCGGTCGGCCTTTCCGCGCGTGATGTCTCCGTACGTTTGTTTGCCCCAGGAGAAGGGCAGGTACTTGTACTTGATCATGCGTTTGATCTGCTCCTTCATGGTtagaacgaagaggagaatgaAGTAGACGAGGAGAATCGGCCAGAAGACCGGCAAGtcgaagacggagaagaaggtgagcGCAACGGAGATCAACACGGCGCGGGTGCCAGCCAGCCAACATTTGAACTCCGGAAGTTGCCGCTGGAACGGACGGTactcttcgctctctcggaCGGGGAGGACGaactcgtctgtctctgggTCGATCTGCGGGGAGATGAAGCCGATCAGGAGATTCAGGAGGTAGATCCCCAGCCCATAggtgacgacgaagaagccggcAAGCATATACACTCGCACGACATACAGCGCcagcaggaggaagaacgcgagccACCGCGTCTTCGGATACAGCGTCGTCGCGTCCAGATACGAAGAGCCGAGCCGAGAGAGGGACCGAAAGAGccgcgaggaaaacggagcAGACACCAGGTCCTCCTGCGCAGACGTCGAGGCCATCATCTCGAACACCGGAAAGCAGGAAAACACAACTCAGAGACAAGCTGGAAGAACGGAAGGGATggggaaaaacgcagagtAGAGGCACTCAAAAAATCAGAGAGCCGCGTACCACGGGGCGCTGACAGAGGCTCCGAGACAAGGCCAAGACGGGCATGCAGGAgatgttttttttcgagagGAGACTAGAAGACAAGACACCCGAGGTgaggctggagagacagccagCCAAGCAACTTCCGTggagcgaaaagagaggaagaggcgacgcaagacagaagtcgaaacGCAGATCGTTCCCGCGCCTCGAACTCTCGGTGGGCAGACACAGTCGGCCAACTCCACAGGAAGACGGAACCTCAAAAGAGATCGAGAACGACAGCTGCCAGATGCTTGTCTGCGACTCTTCTGCGGTCGAGTTCAAACTCGGAGGTACTTCGTGAATAGGAGTCCTGCAGGTCGGCATGCAttcaaagagaggaaaacgaagatgCAGGCACCTGGTGCCCACAGACGAGGCGagtggagaaacggaagaggagacggttgaaagagaagccggaaaagaaaggacaAGGAAGCGGTGGACGGCACGGTGGTGCTGTGGCCTCGCGGGGATGAGGAGAGAATGGCGAgggaagtcgagaaaagacgagagagacgaagcgacaaCGAAGACAGACTGGCGGCCCGCGGCGAGGCTCACTTTCGGCAAAGAAAGCCAACGAAACTCGGCAAAACGCGGCAAACATGCGCGGCGTTCAGCAGACCAGCGTCTGCGCCAGGCGTTCGGCTGTACATGCACACACCGCACCCTGAGCTCGACGACGCGGTGTCCAGACACTCGATTGAGGAGGCGCGCGGGTgacagagacggcagaaAACTCGCGGTGAGCGAAGCTGGTCCGTTGTTTCGCGGAGGAAAAATCGCAGAGGAGGACACTGCAGACCGCCGGAAGTGcagggaagaaagcgacgctTTTTCCCCGCGGCACCAAAGacgcaagaaaaaaaagagacggcgaagcgaGGCAGGGCGCGCGAGAAAGGGGAGGCAGGCGGAATCTCGAGGCGAGGCGcccagaggagaagaaaaaaacagaggaaaaggtCTTGTTGGAAACAGACGTTCGTCCACAgtcgtctgcgttctcttccgCCCCCCCCCAAGAGCTCGGGACGGGGGGACAAACCGAGGAAATGTGCTCGAGACGAAAAGCCGAGCGAATCGCGCAAGGGAGAGGAAatctttttctcgcgaaCAAAGCAGACGAAAGTGCGTGTCGAgaatgcagagaggaaaaccaCCTGTCCCGGCGCTGCTGCGAAaaagaggcagcgagaacGGTCGCGCAGAAAAACGCCGCGAGCGCTGTTCGCGAGACACCGCAGGCGCGGCTCTGAGCGAAGAGTCCTCTGCGGTCTGACGTCCAGCTGAGCTCGGCGGTGTCTGCGGCGGCGCGGAGGCAGCGTCGAGACTTTGTCGCTTGTGGTGAGGCTTCACACGGGAGGcaaaggaggcgagaaaacaaggaagagaaggagagaaaccggggcagagaaaaaacctgCCGGCACAGCGGAAGACCCAGCAGGGTGTCGCCGAGAGCTATATTGTAGGTGAGACGAAGGTTCGCGCGGCCGTCGGAGCGCgtggaaaaaacgcgagaggaagaaaccgcAGATTTCCTTGGCGGAAACGCCCAGGCAACCTTTCTGTCCTCCGTCCGAAAAACGCTAGAAACCGTGGTGTTGCTGGCAATGCCTGCATAACGAGCAGatgctgtctctgtgcaaGGGAGGCTCACGACCCAGAAATGCAAAACTCTCACgcgcaaagaagagacatgAACTCTGAATGCGATTCCAGTTCCTTCGATCCAACCTGGAGGTCAAACGTATACTCCGGATCCACTGGTAACCATAGGACGGTCGACAAGCGTTGTCCCCGCCGCGatctttgcatgcatttacgcgcatatacatatatgcacatacatatatacatagatatacatgcatgtagcCAATTTACATCTGTAAGATGTATGTGGCTCGGGGAGTAACAGTACCAATAGGAATCAAAAAGACCATACTATCTAGCAACGAGATCATTTTCCCTGCTTACACTTCGGCCCCAAACTGTTGACGAATTGACACTACGGTATccagcatatatatatatatatatatattagatGTGTATTCGGATGCCGAGAGAGTTGGCTAAAGAGTGTAAAGGGCACTGTAGAACGCGCCTGTTTTTTCAGATGTGCACTGAacgtcttttttttcgtatgaaagaaaaggagggaggaagagccCCCAAACCGAGGAGGGACGATCGAGATGTCtgggaaacgagaagagcgacgaaggcacagagaagtctgcagaaaagagatgCAGACGGCCGAGAATGAAACGAGCGCAAAACGCGAAAGCAAAGTCTTCtcgggaagaggagaagggacAGTCGCGATACCCCAGTAAACTCCATTTCCTGTAAAGATCCACCTCGGGAGAGGTCAAGAACCAAACAAGAAGTTCTCCAAGGAAATGCCAGTGGGGTGGAACGCTTCTAAAGGACATCTCAACGCTAGCGTAGTCCCTGCAACTATTTGGGGGAAGAACTTCGCTGTCTATATCTCGCAACTGGAGTCCGACTCCTAGAAGAATCTACGTACTataaagagagacagcatacgcgccgaaaaaaacaaaggcgAGCACtgccgaagacgaaggccgGTTTTTTGCGAAAAAAAAGCTCGACTGTAGCGTCTCAGGGGAGCGAAAGAAGGCTACATCGAGTAAGGGCCGACACTAGCCTGGCTGAGGAAAAATGTTAAAAGTTCCAACCATTGTGAAAACAATGTTTGCATAGGAAatgcagaagagcgacgactCCCGGGAAGACCCGGGAGCCGCAAAAAGAAAAGATGCATAGATGCGCTTCAATTGTTTCCGCTACAGAGAcgctccctcttctccagttctagttcttcctcctctcatGTGGCGTCTCCCTTGGACGACCTCCTTTTTCCactgtttgtttcttcctctctcgttctgctgTTGCGAACATCGGcggtctctgcctcctctcttctctgcctgtttTTCCATGCCTTTGtctgttcttcgccttctctcttctcggtgCATGTTCTATCGTTCTCTGCcagcttcgcttctttgccttcACATAACGGCTGAGGCAGCCTCAACTTTGTCAAATTTTCCTTTGTTCGACTGCAGGATGCCGACAATCACCCCAAAAAGACCTGAGAAAGGCGCCAAAACGAAAATGGAAGGCCAGACGGTGAGCGAATGAAGACAATACTTGGAGACGAAGCCTCACTCAAGAGAGGGAGtcgaaacggagagacgcccggaggaagaagacaacgatTCTTCAGAGGAACTCGGACGGtggacgcgggagaagagcgatGTTCGCCGCGCCTACTTGCCTGCTCACTCACCCCAGGAGACTGTTATCTCTCCTTTtcagacagaggaaaaacttcgaaagagaacgaaacgcggaagaaagacagagacaaagaccccactcgacagagaaggaatcCCAGCGACCGACCACCATCGAGGACGcggcaaagagaaacacaaatTTACCTTGAGTTTTCACCTCTCACCTCAAACAGAAATaagagacacgaaggaaAAGATGATTTTTGGATACAGCGACAGCAACAGAGGACTACTCAAACCTTCAACGCCGCTGCAGTGCAGACATATGTAGATCTACATATAGAAAGGCCGCTGAGACATCTGCCTGTGTCGTTTTCGCCGTAATGAGAAAACATTTATGCATATTTACGCAGACTACCTTCATATGCAtgtgcgaagaagaggatcGATGGACACTGCAGAAAAGACAGTAAAACGCGTCTGTTCGCCTACCgagagcagaggcgaagatTTCTACGACGAGCATCTTCACGAAGAGCTCTGGTCGCTGTGCGTCGCCAAGCGCCGCGCCGCTGCCCGAGACGCCGACGCTGATTCTGGCAAAagtgagaagaaagcaaaacaGCTTGGGTCAGAGCAGGGCAAGGCAATGAGCAGCatctggagaagagaaagtgaaaaagcgagaaagaaaagaagcagacgccgcGCTGAAAGCCTTGAGCGCGGCAGAATCATGAGGAACAAGcaaggagaacgcgaagaagacgagagaaaatggcaggaaagcgaaaaaagagtcCATCCGAGACGACGGCTCTGGtaaaaaggaaaggagacgaagaaagacaccaCGAACGCAGAACGCACGAGCATGCCCggacgccgagagagacgaagcagcgaatgccacagaaactgaagatggcgaaaaggaaggaagcgcagagagacagagaaaagcaagaagagaaggaaaaaggaacttCTCGTCATACCCGCAAAACAAATT from the Toxoplasma gondii ME49 chromosome IX, whole genome shotgun sequence genome contains:
- a CDS encoding RER1 protein, putative (encoded by transcript TGME49_291300~Predicted trans-membrane domain (TMHMM2.0):43-66:131-154); amino-acid sequence: MMASTSAQEDLVSAPFSSRLFRSLSRLGSSYLDATTLYPKTRWLAFFLLLALYVVRVYMLAGFFVVTYGLGIYLLNLLIGFISPQIDPETDEFVLPVRESEEYRPFQRQLPEFKCWLAGTRAVLISVALTFFSVFDLPVFWPILLVYFILLFVLTMKEQIKRMIKYKYLPFSWGKQTYGDITRGKADRARGETQSWRGAAAAGVASAVSMGQEHLTTPYVLR